The Aspergillus chevalieri M1 DNA, chromosome 5, nearly complete sequence genome includes a region encoding these proteins:
- the clcA gene encoding putative C6 finger domain protein (COG:S;~EggNog:ENOG410PK6N;~InterPro:IPR036864,IPR001138;~PFAM:PF00172;~go_function: GO:0000981 - DNA-binding transcription factor activity, RNA polymerase II-specific [Evidence IEA];~go_function: GO:0008270 - zinc ion binding [Evidence IEA];~go_process: GO:0006355 - regulation of transcription, DNA-templated [Evidence IEA]): MDIMATEDKKQPLSYSAAPPPPSMHRMPHPMEASHAPPPPPSAAAAAAAHGLYHEPWRTAPPAYPPPTFDDRRASNPPQPPLPPPHAYPVIPNRELPQLPPDGPYGRPNSLPGPVTTPPDAHGPPQPPPNYRLNGAPPHEPPPHSAPPDYRARLPYPPPEQPQNGEPVPAHSIPPAQYPTPVPAPIPQTPTPFDPPYYQSQAYGMRQRKAARAQQACDQCRARKAKCDEGRPSCSHCKENNLPCVYKEVPPHKQEKATQLLLDRMQQLEDRLEERMTQLQSIQVEQGSQLSRILAAEAKMKEARVVSTKEPVRPTSQKQAAEPILKPDMPDVLREQESKEESTSFVVGQKIDAAENVEDGLKDDDDGELSIPVEHTTAAHKLLMWPSIKSLLFPREYDEDYVMKLEEGRGLIRVYGRGEGDDTSEESVLPNLSYMASSTIPNWDEPPHSNNGSPSGGWTASGAAAAPAAPSSSSSPLKPLEHGIEESGVFTTDADTVRRLHLSYMDNLHKLHPFLDQNDLEKKLEWFIRVYCPPGPSNPGIPAEYPRGAKRKRSCDTLHGVACDVPSPATVKADRASPRRIEQSVDNAVILLVIALGSICEWKELPVPGSVTDNPPDYRKEQIPGPSLNRSLLSPAASDSALPISNSFYAPTSSQPFNSPSVVDGRRSIGAQSSNREGPDNRHLRNMDVIPGLAYYGYATQILGALQGANGLPHVQAALLAGLYAGQLAHPFQSHGWIYQAARACQVLVRSKRYEQMSDGPLKDLVDFAYWTCLQLESDILAELDLPASGISRLEGRISLPKGRFTLSLPNEICAPSTMMMFFYSAQIHLRKVLNRVHTDLYKVEKQGQTRWSSNVQEILSMNLQLWRSSLPEVMRWRDGDPPSKDINVARMRAKYYGARYIIHRPLLYHALHFAGRATSVDSPGAAPAMSGSRSQQMSPSMASGQRSTNMGRLPSDMGSAPVQRAPGTTPGWGYTSGYTYRDLPTKLRRACKVCIDSAILSTEAFDGIEGRPVVTNIFGTAHAYVTTALRESNLKLTGYRQFGNMLVLSATYMSNLSELVDRHILERLLRRTIRFLLQSRYISPSLRADAKILTEIYEKIFSESPGSFTT; this comes from the exons ATGGACATAATGGCCACGGAAGACAAGAAACAACCACTCTCTTATTCCGCTGCTCCCCCCCCGCCGTCCATGCATCGCATGCCTCATCCCATGGAGGCGTCGCATGCCCCGCCGCCTCCTCcctctgctgctgccgcggcGGCGGCTCATGGTCTCTATCATGAACCATGGCGCACAGCTCCTCCCGCATATCCCCCTCCTACCTTTGATGACCGTCGTGCTTCAAATCCTCCCCAGCCTCCGCTTCCGCCGCCTCACGCGTATCCCGTTATACCCAACCGAGAATTGCCGCAATTACCGCCCGACGGCCCGTATGGACGGCCCAACAGTCTCCCTGGTCCGGTCACCACGCCTCCCGATGCTCATGGGCCACCGCAACCGCCCCCGAACTATCGCTTGAACGGTGCTCCTCCCCATGAGCCTCCGCCGCACTCCGCTCCACCTGATTATCGCGCACGTTTGCCATATCCGCCGCCAGAGCAACCTCAAAATGGCGAGCCGGTGCCAGCGCATTCGATACCTCCCGCGCAATATCCAACCCCGGTCCCGGCACCGATCCCACAGACACCGACTCCGTTTGATCCACCTTACTACCAAAGTCAAGCTTATGGGATGCGTCAACGAAAGGCTGCGCGTGCACAACAG GCCTGTGATCAATGTCGAGCGAGGAAAGCCAAATGCGATGAAGGTCGGCCATCGTGTAGTCATTGCAAAGAAAACAATCTCCCCTGTGTTTACAAGGAGGTTCCACCACACAA ACAAGAAAAAGCGACCCAGCTTCTTTTGGATCGGATGCAACAGTTGGAGGATCGATTGGAAGAACGCATGACCCAGCTACAGTCCATTCAAGTTGAACAAGGCTCCCAGCTGAGTCGAATTCTCGCAGCAGAAGCCAAGATGAAGGAGGCTCGCGTGGTATCCACCAAAGAACCCGTTCGACCCACGTCGCAAAAGCAAGCCGCTGAACCGATATTGAAGCCCGACATGCCGGATGTTCTGCGCGAGCAGGAGAGCAAGGAGGAAAGTACCTCGTTCGTTGTGGGCCAGAAAATCGACGCCGCTGAGAATGTCGAGGACGGTCTCAAGGATGACGACGACGGAGAACTGTCTATCCCCGTCGAGCACACTACCGCCGCACACAAGCTTCTCATGTGGCCCTCAATCAAAAGTCTTTTGTTCCCCAGAGAGTACGATGAGGATTATGTCATGAAACTCGAGGAGGGCCGCGGTCTGATCCGGGTTTATGGTCGTGGCGAAGGTGATGATACGAGTGAAGAATCTGTTTTGCCAAACCTTTCCTACATGGCGTCCAGCACCATCCCCAACTGGGACGAACCGCCTCATTCCAACAATGGATCTCCTAGCGGTGGCTGGACCGCGAGCGGAGCCGCTGCGGCTCCTGCCGCGCCATCGTCCTCATCTTCACCATTGAAGCCGCTCGAACATGGAATTGAAGAGTCCGGTGTTTTTACCACCGACGCGGACACCGTCCGTCGTTTACACCTGAGTTACATGGACAATCTGCACAAGCTGCACCCATTCCTCGACCAGAACGATCTTGAGAAGAAGCTCGAGTGGTTTATCCGGGTCTATTGCCCGCCGGGGCCATCGAATCCGGGCATTCCCGCAGAGTATCCCCGGGGGGCCAAGCGTAAGCGCTCCTGTGATACGTTGCACGGTGTTGCATGCGACGTGCCGTCCCCCGCCACGGTCAAGGCGGATCGAGCCTCCCCGCGGCGCATTGAGCAGTCAGTTGACAATGCCGTCATTCTCCTCGTGATTGCATTGGGTAGTATCTGTGAATGGAAGGAGCTCCCCGTCCCGGGGTCGGTCACTGACAACCCCCCGGATTATCGCAAGGAGCAAATCCCGGGCCCGTCACTGAACCGAAGCCTTCTTTCTCCAGCTGCGTCAGATTCGGCCCTTCCGATTTCCAATAGCTTTTACGCGCCGACAAGTAGCCAGCCTTTCAATTCTCCGTCGGTTGTGGACGGTCGACGAAGTATCGGCGCTCAGTCGTCCAACCGGGAGGGTCCAGACAACCGACATCTGAGAAATATGGATGTCATCCCCGGGTTGGCCTACTATGGATATGCCACTCAGATCCTGGGTGCTCTCCAAGGGGCAAATGGATTGCCCCATGTGCAAGCCGCGTTGCTTGCTGGTCTTTACGCCGGTCAATTAGCCCATCCATTCCAGAGTCATGGGTGGATTTACCAGGCTGCTCGAGCCTGTCAGGTGTTGGTTCGATCGAAGCGTTATGAACAAATGAGCGATGGCCCTCTCAAAGATCTAGTCGATTTTGCGTACTGGACTTGTCTGCAGCTGGAGAGTGACATCTTGGCTGAGCTTGACCTCCCGGCTAGTGGGATTTCCCGTCTCGAAGGACGAATTTCCTTGCCTAAAGGCCGATTCACTCTTTCGCTTCCTAATGAGATCTGTGCGCCCAgcacgatgatgatgttctTCTACTCGGCTCAGATTCATCTTCGGAAGGTATTGAACAGGGTCCACACGGACCTGTACAAGGTTGAGA AGCAAGGTCAGACCCGTTGGTCGTCGAACGTGCAGGAAATCCTGAGCATGAACCTGCAATTATGGCGGAGTAGTCTTCCCGAGGTGATGCGATGGAGGGACGGCGATCCACCATCGAAGGATATCAACGTCGCCCGGATGCGTGCCAAGTACTACGGTGCCCGCTATATTATCCATCGGCCACTGCTTTACCATGCCCTGCACTTTGCTGGACGAGCAACATCGGTTGACTCTCCCGGGGCTGCTCCAGCCATGTCTGGCTCGCGATCTCAACAGATGTCACCTTCGATGGCTTCCGGCCAGCGCTCGACTAATATGGGTCGACTTCCAAGTGACATGGGCTCAGCGCCAGTTCAACGCGCTCCCGGAACTACTCCTGGATGGGGATATACCTCGGGATACACCTACCGGGATCTTCCTACCAAGCTTCGACGGGCCTGCAAGGTCTGCATCGACTCTGCTATTTTGAGTACAGAAGCGTTTGATGGTATTGAGGGTCGTCCTGTGGTGACCAACATCTTTGGAACGGCTCATGCGTATGTTACAACTGCCTTGAGAGAATCGAATCTGAAGCTAACTGGTTATAGACAATTTGGTAACATGTTGGTGCTCTCTGCCACATACATGTCCAACCTCTCCGAACTGGTGGACCGACATATCCTTGAGCGACTCCTCCGGCGTA